One Haemorhous mexicanus isolate bHaeMex1 chromosome 19, bHaeMex1.pri, whole genome shotgun sequence genomic window carries:
- the PLA2G3 gene encoding group 3 secretory phospholipase A2 isoform X1: MWARAVLACVALCACARAWFGGSVCAREAAGADGARYVAFLSAGSATGPALVESVWAAPGRLRACWARRDPRLARAFRATCAQRQPAAPGAALRRALSALWRRRAACTDPLTPGPQRRRRRGWTLPGTLWCGAGNSAGNWSELGLFRGPDRCCREHDQCWAQITALQFNYGIRNYRLHTVSHCDCDARFRRCLLAINDTVSNIIGITFFNLLEVPCFVLEESEECIQWHWWGGCERYGVLPLARMVQQNQYHPSLPAEERGSPTVQPPGKGRNFSRTGRKRFRQELRAKPGRRQARRPKTAQQPQGPGTPASARPKAELTTRQSAVQWGLEPGRATASAVSGQDLVGTEQGDGISARPRYGSLGPSPATAQCGATPVPAVKGRWQQGPGRGCRCNKHLGKCEHQIAPHEVRYQLHNVDSQTLFHCNCTRRLARCLNRTRDCSDMDVAVLADHLTMDCFVLELPAACRPGRGSEHSCTMVTRAVLVPARQLKKILRRWGPLRVSSKAKHLHWKTCQERHPL, encoded by the exons ATGTGGGCGCGCGCTGTCCTGGCGTGTGTGGCGCTGTGCGCATGCGCGCGCGCTTGGTTCGGCGGGTCTGTGTGCGcgcgggaggcggcgggcgCGGACGGCGCGCGGTACGTGGCGTTCCTGAGCGCCGGCTCCGCCACCGGACCCGCGCTGGTCGAGAGCGTCTGGGCTGCCCCCGGCCGCCTCCGCGCTTGCTGGGCCCGCCGCGATCCGCGCCTCGCCCGCGCCTTCCGTGCCACCTGCGCGCAACGCCAGCCCGCCGCGCCCGGGGCAGCGCTGCGCCGGGCCCTGTCTGCGCTGTGGCGGCGTCGTGCCGCCTGCACCGACCCCTTGACGCCGGGACCGCaacgccgccgccgccggggctgGACGCTGCCAGGAACGCTATGGTGCGGCGCGGGGAACTCGGCGGGGAACTGGAGCGAGCTGG GGCTCTTCCGCGGCCCCGACCGGTGCTGTCGGGAGCATGACCAGTGCTGGGCTCAGATCACGGCGCTGCAGTTCAATTACGGTATCCGCAACTATCGGCTGCACACCGTGTCCCACTGCGATTGCGACGCCAG GTTCCGGCGGTGCCTGCTCGCCATCAACGACACCGTCTCCAACATTATCGGCATCACATTCTTCAACCTGTTGGAGGTGCCGTGCTTTGTGCTGGAAGAGAGCGAGGAGTGCATCCAGTGGCACTGGTGGGGCGG gtgtgagCGTTATGGAGTATTGCCTCTGGCCAGGATGGTGCAGCAGAATCAGTACCACCCCAGCCTACCagcagaggagaggggcagcCCCACTGTGCAGCCCCCAGGCAAGGGAAGAAATTTCTCTAGAACAGGGCGTAAGCGGTTTCGACAGGAACTGAGGGCAAAACCTGGGCGCCGCCAGGCACGGAGACCTAAGACcgcccagcagccacagggccCAGGTACCCCTGCATCGGCCAGGCCTAAGGCTGAACTCACAACCAGGCAGTCAGCAGTGCAGTGGGGGCTAGAGCCTGGCCGTGCAACAGCATCAGCAGTGTCAGGACAGGATTTGGTTGGAACAGAGCAAGGAGATGGAATCTCAGCACGTCCTCGGTATGGCAGCCTTGgacccagcccagccacagcacagTGTGGAGCCACCCCGGTACCAGCTGTGAAGGGGCGCTGGCAGCAGG gcccaggcagGGGGTGCAGGTGCAACAAGCACCTGGGTAAGTGTGAACACCAGATTGCACCCCATGAGGTGAGATACCAGCTGCACAACGTGGACAGCCAGACACTCTTTCACTGCAATTGCACGCGCAG gctgGCACGGTGCCTCAACAGGACAAGGGACTGCAGTGACATGGATGTGGCTGTCCTTGCTGACCACCTCACCATGGACTGCTTTGTGCtagagctgcctgctgcctgcaggccaGGCAGGGGTTCAGAGCACAG CTGTACCAtggtgaccagggctgtgcttgTACCTGCAAGGCAGCTCAAAAAGATTCTAAGACGCTGGGGCCCTCTGCGTGTGAGCTCCAAGGCCAAGCATCTACACTGGAAGACATGCCAGGAGAGGCACCCTCTGTAA
- the PLA2G3 gene encoding group 3 secretory phospholipase A2 isoform X2 — translation MWARAVLACVALCACARAWFGGSVCAREAAGADGARYVAFLSAGSATGPALVESVWAAPGRLRACWARRDPRLARAFRATCAQRQPAAPGAALRRALSALWRRRAACTDPLTPGPQRRRRRGWTLPGTLWCGAGNSAGNWSELGLFRGPDRCCREHDQCWAQITALQFNYGIRNYRLHTVSHCDCDARFRRCLLAINDTVSNIIGITFFNLLEVPCFVLEESEECIQWHWWGGCERYGVLPLARMVQQNQYHPSLPAEERGSPTVQPPGKGRNFSRTGRKRFRQELRAKPGRRQARRPKTAQQPQGPGTPASARPKAELTTRQSAVQWGLEPGRATASAVSGQDLVGTEQGDGISARPRYGSLGPSPATAQCGATPVPAVKGRWQQGWHGASTGQGTAVTWMWLSLLTTSPWTALC, via the exons ATGTGGGCGCGCGCTGTCCTGGCGTGTGTGGCGCTGTGCGCATGCGCGCGCGCTTGGTTCGGCGGGTCTGTGTGCGcgcgggaggcggcgggcgCGGACGGCGCGCGGTACGTGGCGTTCCTGAGCGCCGGCTCCGCCACCGGACCCGCGCTGGTCGAGAGCGTCTGGGCTGCCCCCGGCCGCCTCCGCGCTTGCTGGGCCCGCCGCGATCCGCGCCTCGCCCGCGCCTTCCGTGCCACCTGCGCGCAACGCCAGCCCGCCGCGCCCGGGGCAGCGCTGCGCCGGGCCCTGTCTGCGCTGTGGCGGCGTCGTGCCGCCTGCACCGACCCCTTGACGCCGGGACCGCaacgccgccgccgccggggctgGACGCTGCCAGGAACGCTATGGTGCGGCGCGGGGAACTCGGCGGGGAACTGGAGCGAGCTGG GGCTCTTCCGCGGCCCCGACCGGTGCTGTCGGGAGCATGACCAGTGCTGGGCTCAGATCACGGCGCTGCAGTTCAATTACGGTATCCGCAACTATCGGCTGCACACCGTGTCCCACTGCGATTGCGACGCCAG GTTCCGGCGGTGCCTGCTCGCCATCAACGACACCGTCTCCAACATTATCGGCATCACATTCTTCAACCTGTTGGAGGTGCCGTGCTTTGTGCTGGAAGAGAGCGAGGAGTGCATCCAGTGGCACTGGTGGGGCGG gtgtgagCGTTATGGAGTATTGCCTCTGGCCAGGATGGTGCAGCAGAATCAGTACCACCCCAGCCTACCagcagaggagaggggcagcCCCACTGTGCAGCCCCCAGGCAAGGGAAGAAATTTCTCTAGAACAGGGCGTAAGCGGTTTCGACAGGAACTGAGGGCAAAACCTGGGCGCCGCCAGGCACGGAGACCTAAGACcgcccagcagccacagggccCAGGTACCCCTGCATCGGCCAGGCCTAAGGCTGAACTCACAACCAGGCAGTCAGCAGTGCAGTGGGGGCTAGAGCCTGGCCGTGCAACAGCATCAGCAGTGTCAGGACAGGATTTGGTTGGAACAGAGCAAGGAGATGGAATCTCAGCACGTCCTCGGTATGGCAGCCTTGgacccagcccagccacagcacagTGTGGAGCCACCCCGGTACCAGCTGTGAAGGGGCGCTGGCAGCAGG gctgGCACGGTGCCTCAACAGGACAAGGGACTGCAGTGACATGGATGTGGCTGTCCTTGCTGACCACCTCACCATGGACTGCTTTGTGCtag
- the INPP5J gene encoding phosphatidylinositol 4,5-bisphosphate 5-phosphatase A isoform X7: protein MSRSLCSTEQSAEAQRTLSQGTVYTSLPENASLLTRQIRIWTRVPTEAEVPFSPSEEKLIGLWQKWGHEDRIPMLKIHFYEFFRWAKHHGFFTDVLYALDSYIWECMEFIIRDLFYRGLGFPRVYPSFRTLFPVLKRKASAYQWISDCRGMSPFSLALARGEPVQIHSLQVPSPPESRRGGEVLPAIEEKFFSAPLEHAPTEPPPPPRCSQGGGELAPPPEPEPRAPPQPAPQEVPVPAAPPAAPPQPGPDPSPPAEFVGVPVAEAPPPGASPELLGDALDSNRQELATALPLPKQSETTVQAAPVGPGPAPLPPPAAVPPPPVSAPPALLSAPAMQLPVPGEDAAAVPSPAGVDAAPPAPVESAFDPPAEPVRAPNAAAPPLPAMPVEEAEVENHQAEPSLESPVAPPLPAAATAAPAISLDSPPSFSGCPEAAPAGGAGTGEGDAGLPLRGGVVARQLIAGSARLPAFKLSVFRGPVRVWFGGSRWGLECLTPPAHPSTVGEVAPEPSASGPQPAGSGGGTEGQKGGTPFAFALQRQEKQWKVSVAQLLWGQSTPRSGVMIPGKASLPQLLVCTGSEGMKRSVTRAAQALAAECRVVRPRSPLRGPGLGRLARFPGPGPLPGQRLFGLWALLPLSGPGPPFCRPGLGSLILPRGPGPPFCRPGLGSLFLPRGPGPPQSLSGSSLLLLFRQKKKKKKKKKKKKKKKKKKILNKKS from the coding sequence ATGTCCAGAAGtctttgcagcacagagcagtctgCCGAAGCCCAGAGGACACTGTCACAAGGTACTGTTTacacttcccttcctgaaaatgcttcCCTTCTTACAAGGCAGATTCGGATCTGGACAAGGGTGCCTACGGAGGCGGAGGTTCCATTCTCTCCCTCAGAGGAGAAACTTATTGGCCTCTGGCAAAAATGGGGTCATGAGGACAGAATTCCTATGCTGAAGATACATTTCTATGAGTTTTTCAGGTGGGCAAAGCACCATGGCTTTTTCACTGATGTGCTGTATGCCCTTGATTCATACATATGGGAATGCATGGAATTCATTATCCGAGACCTTTTTTACCGGGGACTTGGATTTCCTCGGGTTTATCCGTCATTCAGaactctcttcccagttttgaaaCGGAAAGCGTCTGCATATCAGTGGATTTCGGATTGCCGAGGTATGTCTCCCTTCTCGCTGGCGCTGGCAAGAGGGGAACCAGTGCAAATCCACAGCCTGCAGGTTCCCAGCCCCCCCGAATCGCGGCGGGGGGGCGAAGTTTTGCCCGCGatagaagaaaagtttttttctgcgcCTTTGGAGCATGCTCCGACGGAACCGCCTCCCCCGCCTCGCTGCTCTCAGGGGGGAGGTGAGTTGGCTCCACCGCCCGAGCCGGAGCCGCGGGCCCCACCCCAACCCGCCCCGCAGGAGGTGCCAgtccccgcggcccctcccGCGGCACCGCCTCAGCCCGGACCGGACCCGTCGCCTCCAGCGGAGTTTGTCGGCGTTCCCGTGGCAGAAGCACCGCCTCCCGGGGCTTCGCCCGAGTTGCTAGGCGACGCACTCGACAGCAATCGCCAAGAGCTCGCGACTGCGCTGCCGCTCCCGAAGCAAAGTGAGACAACAGTGCAGGCGGCACCGGtgggccccggccccgcgcccctgcCGCCCCCCGCGGCTGTCCCGCCGCCTCCCGTGTCGGCTCCGCCGGCTTTGCTGTCTGCGCCCGCGATGCAGCTTCCGGTACCCGGAGAAGAcgcggctgctgtccccagcccggcgggggtcgatgccgcgccgcccgcgccggTCGAATCCGCGTTCgaccctccagcagagcccgtgAGGGCTCCGAACGCGGCGGCTCCGCCTTTGCCTGCCATGCcagtggaggaggctgaggttgAGAACCACCAAGCGGAACCATCATTGGAGTCGCCCgtggccccgccgctccccgcggcggcCACCGCGGCGCCTGCGATCAGCCTGGATTCCCCCCCGAGCTTTTCGGGCTGTCCCGAGGCTGCCCCtgcggggggagctgggacaggggaaggggatgccGGTCTGCCCCTCCGTGGGGGGGTTGTGGCTCGACAGCTGATTGCGGGCTCAGCCCGTCTGCCTGCTTTCAAACTCAGCGTTTTTCGCGGGCCGGTTCGGGTTTGGTTCGGAGGTTCCCGTTGGGGGTTGGAATGCCTGACTCCCCCTGCGCACCCCAGCACCGTGGgggaggtggctcctgagccttctgcttctggtccccagcccgcagggagtgggggtggtaccgaggggcagaaaggaggaacaccttttgcatttgcgttgcagaggcaggagaaacagtggaaagTGAGCGTCGCTCAATTGCTCTGGGGACAAAGCACCCCCAGATCTGGGGTGATGATCCCTGggaaagcttctcttccccagctgctggtctgCACCGGTTCAGAGGGGATGAAGCGTTCGGTCACTCGTGCTGCCCAGGCATTGGCAGCAGAGTGCCGGGTTGTGAGACCACGGAGCCCGCTCCGCGGGCCGGGTCTGGGCCGTTTGGCTCggttccctgggccagggcctctGCCCGGCCAGCGGCTGTTTGGTTTGTGGGCTTTGCTTCCCCTGTCAGGACCTGGGCCACCgttctgtaggccaggtctgggatcCCTGATCCTTCCACGAGGACCTGGGCCACCgttctgtaggccaggtctgggatcCCTGTTCCTTCCACGAGGGCCAGGGCCCCCGCAGAGCCTcagtggctcctctctgctgctgctctttcgtcaaaaaaaaaaaaaaaaaaaaaaaaaaaaaaaaaaaaaaaaaaaaaaaaaaaaaaaaattttaaataaaaagagttga